ATCAGCTGGCGATCGCCACGAGTGAACCCTTTGTGGACCAAAGCGCTAAAACCGCCAACAAAATCCACCCCCACTTCGGCCCCAGCCTTGTCCAAAGTCTGGGCAATTGCCAAGGTGTCGTCTTTGTCCAGATCCTCCACCAAAAAAGCGATGGGTGTAACTGCAATCCGTTTGTTAATGATAGGAATACCTAGCTCCCGCTCCAGCTGCCCGGCCACTTCTACCAGTCGGCCTGCATAGCGCTTGATCTTCTCCTCGATCCGGGCCTGCATGGAGGAAAGGTCCTTGCCAGCACAATCTCGCAAGCTGATGCCAATGGTAATAGTACGGATATCCAGGTTTTCGACTTGAAGCATCCGTATAGTCTGCATGATCTCTTGCCACGTAAAGGATAACGGCATTGGCTAAGCCTCCTAGGTTAGATTACACTCGATGCATATAGCCGAAGACCTTCTCATGTTGGACCGTGACTTTTACTCCCAACTCCTCACCTTTGCGAGCCAAACGGTCCTGAAGTTCCGCTAGGTCCAAGGTGCACCCGCTCAGATCAGCAATCATAACCATGGTGAAGAACTCCTGCA
This DNA window, taken from Clostridia bacterium, encodes the following:
- a CDS encoding ACT domain-containing protein, whose protein sequence is MDNRAIVTVVGKDRVGIIAALSSILAEANANIVDISQTILQEFFTMVMIADLSGCTLDLAELQDRLARKGEELGVKVTVQHEKVFGYMHRV